A genome region from Kaistia algarum includes the following:
- a CDS encoding flavin reductase family protein — MSQPHPMTAAFREAFRRHPAGVAVITADPGERPVAMTVSSLISVSAAPPIVAFSLSTKSASSEPLLRAETMVIHLLRYTDIDLAQLCASSGADRFGKDIAWERLPTGEPRYTGVATWFRAKKLGVLPIEGATLVAAELLEGEAHPMEDPPEAHSLVYLDRRWHRLHKELDDAIDLVDSSRFM, encoded by the coding sequence ATGAGCCAGCCGCATCCGATGACCGCCGCTTTCCGCGAGGCCTTCCGCCGCCATCCGGCCGGCGTCGCCGTGATCACAGCCGATCCGGGGGAGAGGCCGGTAGCGATGACGGTGTCATCGCTGATCTCGGTCAGTGCCGCGCCACCGATCGTCGCTTTTTCTCTGTCGACGAAGTCGGCCTCGTCCGAGCCTTTGCTGAGGGCGGAAACCATGGTGATTCACCTACTGCGCTACACCGATATCGACCTGGCGCAGCTTTGTGCGTCGAGCGGCGCCGACCGTTTCGGTAAGGACATCGCCTGGGAACGGCTCCCGACCGGCGAGCCACGCTATACCGGCGTCGCGACCTGGTTCCGCGCCAAGAAGCTCGGCGTCCTGCCGATCGAGGGCGCGACGCTGGTCGCGGCGGAGCTTCTGGAAGGCGAGGCGCATCCGATGGAGGATCCACCGGAGGCCCACTCGCTGGTCTATCTCGATCGCCGCTGGCACCGTCTGCACAAAGAACTCGACGACGCGATCGATCTGGTCGATTCGTCGCGGTTCATGTAG